The following coding sequences are from one Odontesthes bonariensis isolate fOdoBon6 chromosome 10, fOdoBon6.hap1, whole genome shotgun sequence window:
- the LOC142390059 gene encoding troponin C, slow skeletal and cardiac muscles-like gives MDDVYKAAVENLTEEQKNEFKAAFDIFIQDAEDGCISTKELGKVMRMLGQNPTPEELQEMIDEVDEDGSGTVDFDEFLVMMVRCMKEESKGKAEEELAELFRMFDKNGDGYIDLEELKTMLDSTGEAITEDDIEELMKDGDKNNDGKIDYDEFLEFMKGVE, from the exons ATGGATGATGTATATAAAGCAGCG GTAGAGAACTTGACAGAAGAACAGAAAAATG AGTTCAAGGCTGCCTTTGACATCTTCATCCAGGATGCTGAAGATGGCTGCATCAGCACAAAAGAGTTAGGGAAAGTGATGAGAATGCTGGGACAGAATCCAACCCCCGAGGAGTTACAAGAGATGATTGATGAGGTGGATGAAGATG GTAGTGGCACTGTAGATTTTGATGAATTCTTGGTTATGATGGTTCGCTGCATGAAGGaggagagcaaaggaaaagcagAGGAGGAGTTGGCTGAACTTTTCCGCATGTTTGACAA GAATGGAGACGGTTACATAGACCTAGAGGAGCTGAAGACCATGCTGGATTCCACTGGCGAGGCCATCACTGAAGATGACATAGAGGAGCTGATGAAAGATGGAGACAAAAACAACGATGGCAAAATTGATTATGACG AGTTCCTGGAGTTCATGAAGGGTGTTGAATAA